The genomic window TCGCTTCGTTCTGCACCGCTCGGACGACTTCGGTCTCGCCGAGCAGAGAACCTACGGTGACGGGGTCGTGACGGGCTATGGCCGCATCGATGGCCGTCTCGTGTACGTCTTCTCGCAAGATTTCACGGTATTCGGCGGCTCGCTCTCCGAGACGTTCGCGGAGAAGATCTGCAAGATCATGGATCTCGCCGTGCGCAACGGCGCGCCGGTAATCGGGCTCAATGACTCCGGTGGCGCACGCATTCAGGAGGGCGTGCTGTCGCTGGCCGGCTACGCCGATATTTTCTTGCGGAACACGCTCGCGTCCGGAGTCGTACCACAAATCTCGGCAGTTCTCGGCCCGTGTGCCGGTGGCGCTGTCTACTCCCCGGCAATCACGGACTTCACGTACATGGTGCGCGGCAGCTCGTACATGTTCGTCACCGGACCTAACGTGGTGAAGACGGTGACGCACGAGGACGTGACGATGGAGCACCTGGGCGGTGCCGACACGCACGCCAGGACGTCCGGCGTCGCGCACTTCGCGTTCGATTCCGAGCCGGCGTGTCTCCAGGCCATTCGCGATCTGTTTCGCTTCATTCCGTCGAACAACATCGACGATCCGCCACGCGGCAAGGGGACCGATCCGCGCGATCGGCGTGATGAGCAATTGCTCGACGTGGTGCCGGACAATCCCAATAAGCCATACGACATGCACGAGGTCATCAAACGGGTCGTCGATGACCAGGGCTTCTACGAGGTGCAGTGCGACTACGGCGCAAACATAGTCTGCGGCTTCGCTCACTTGGGTGGATTCAGCGTTGGGATCGTGGCGAATCAGCCGGCTGTGCTTGCCGGCGTGCTCGATATCAATGCGTCGCTCAAGGCGGCGCGCTTTATTCGCTTTTGCGACGCCTTCAACCTCCCGATCGTTACGTTCGAGGACGTACCGGGATTCCTGCCTGGCGTCTCACAAGAGCACGGGGGCATCATCAAGCACGGTGCGAAGCTGCTCTACGCCTATTGCGAAGCGACGGTGCCGAAGTTGACGGTCATCACTCGTAAGGCATATGGCGGTGCGTACGACGTCATGTCGTCGAAGCACATCCGCGGCGACTACAACGTCGCCTGGCCGACGGCGGAGATCGCGGTCATGGGTCCAAAGGGCGCCGTGGAGATTCTCTTCCGGAAGGAGATCGCCGACAGCGGCGATGGCGAACGCGCGACCGAAGCGAAGATCGATGAGTATCGTCAGAAATTCGCCCACCCGTACGTCGCGGCGAGTCGGGGTTTTCTCGACGACATCATCGATCCCCGCGATACGCGTCCGCGACTCATCGACGCGCTCGAGACCCTGCAAACCAAGCGGGATAGGAATCCGCCGAAGAAGCACGGCAACATTCCCTTGTAAGTGCTTGATGTTTTCAAAGATTCTCATCGCCAATCGCGGCGAGATCGCGCTCCGCGTCATTCGCGCCTGCCACGAGATGGGCATTCGCGCCGTCGCGGTCTACAGCGACGCGGACGCGCGGGCTCCGCACGTCCGCGCCGCTGACGAAGCCGTTCGCATCGGTGCGCCGCCGTCGTCCGAGAGCTACCTGCGCGGCGAGCGAATCATCGACGCCGCCAAGGCGACCGGCGCCGAAGCGATTCATCCCGGTTACGGCTTCCTCTCCGAGCGCGAATGGTTCGCTCGCGCCGTACGAGACGCTGGCCTCGTTTTCGTTGGCCCGCCACCGGAGGCCATCGCCGCAATGGGAAGTAAGACCGCGGCGCGTCAACTCGCGATCGAGGCTGGCGTCCCCGTCGTTCCCGGAACGACGGAGGCGTTGCGGGACGCGAACGAGGCACGGGACATCGCCGAGCGGTTTGGCTATCCCGTGTTGTTGAAAGCGGCAGCGGGTGGCGGCGGCAAGGGAATGCGCGTCGTTCACGCCGAGGATGCGCTGGCGTCTTCGCTCGAAGCCGCGCGCCGCGAGGCGAAGGCAGCCTTTGGCGACGATGCCGTCTACGTCGAGAAGTACATCGTTGGTCCGCGCCACGTCGAGATCCAGGTTCTCGGCGACACGCACGGCAATATGATTTCACTCAACGAGCGCGAATGTTCAGTGCAGCGGCGCCACCAGAAGATGATCGAGGAAGCACCGAGCGTCGCCGTGAGCACCGAGCTACGACGTCGCATGGGTGACACGGCGGTTCGCGCCGCACGTGCAGCGGGGTACGTCAACGCCGGCACGTGCGAGTTTCTCCTCGATGCGAATGGCGACTTCTTCTTCCTGGAGATGAACACGCGGCTTCAGGTGGAGCATCCCGTGACCGAGCTGGTAACGGGCATCGATCTGGTGCAGTGGCAGCTCCGTGTGGCCGCGGGCGAGAAGCTGCCCTTCGCGCAGGAAGACATCGTGCCTCGCGGATGGGCCATGGAGTGTCGCATAACGAGTGAAGACCCGGCGAACGGTTTTCTGCCTTCGACCGGGCGCGTGCGTCATCTCCATTTGCCGGCGGGGCCCGGAGTGCGGTGGGATGGCGGGATCGAGGTCGGGAGCGAGGTAACGCTCCACTACGATCCGATGCTCGCGAAGCTCATTGTCTGGGCAGCGACGCGAGAGCTTGCCATCGGTCGAATGCATCGAGCGCTCCTCGAACTGACAATCGAAGGCGTAGAAACCTCGCGCGACTTTCACCTGCGCGTGATGGAAGACGACGAGTTTCGTCGCGGCGCGATCGAGATTCAGTGGCTCGAGCGTCGCTTGCCGTCGTTGTTAGGCACACAGGCGCCGGAAGGGCCCGCCAGGATTGCCGCGATCGCTGCCGCGCTTCTCGCCGATCGAGAACGGGGAACTCCGCGCCCGCACACAGCAGGCCCGACGGTCAGCGAGACGAAGCCGGATGGCTGGAAGCATGTGGCACGACTGGACGCTCTCCGATGAGTGTCGCCGCCGCACCGAGCGTCGTCGATCTGGCCGTACAAAGTATCGCGGCGGGCGGTGACGGCGTGGGACGGAGCGAAGGGATGGTTGTCTTCGTTCCGCGTACGGCGCCCGGCGATCTCGCGCGCGTCCGTCTTCAGCCGGGAAAGCGATTCGCGCGTGGGCATCTCGAGTCGCTCATCGAGGCGTCGAGTGTGCGCGTCGAACCGCCATGCAAGCATTATCGAGCCGACGACTGCGGCGGATGCCAACTCCAGCACATTCGCTACGAGGCGCAGCTCGAATCCAAGCAAGGCATCGTGCGCGACGCGCTCACGCATATCGGCAGGCGACCGATCGAAGTGCCGGCGACTCGACCGAGCGCGCGCCAATGGCGCTACCGCACCAAGCTCACGCTCGCGATGAAATGCACGAGCGACGCCTGGACGATGGGACTACATCCGTACGATGATCCCATCGGTGTTTTCCAGCTCGAGGATTGTCCGGTCACTGACGATCGCGTCGTCGGCGCGTGGCGTGAGATCATGCGCGCTGCGTCGCTCCTTCCCGAGGCGCGGGCGTTGCGCGGCACGGTTCGTCTTGCCGGCGACGAGATCGTCGTCCACATCAAGGGCGCGTCCGCTTGGCCCGCGAGTGCGGCGTTCTTCGAAGCCGTGCCGTCGGCCAGCGCGCTGTGGTGGGCGCCTGACGAGAAGGGCGCACGCTTGCTTCACGAGCGCCGGCACGTGCCCGCCGGCACCGCGTTCGGACAGATCAATACCGAGGTCGCTAGAGAGCTTCGTGCGCACGTCATCGACCGCGTGCGTGCGCACTCACCATCCACTGTTGTCGACGCGTACGCTGGGACCGGTGATACCGCGGCACCGCTTGCGGCGCTAGGCATCCGTGTCAGTGCCATCGAGCTTGATCGCGACGCCGCGGCGGTCTGTCGCGCGCGCTTGCCGGCGGACTCGAGAAGCCTCGTTGGCAAAGTCGAGAATCTTCTGATGAAGACGCTGCCGGCGGACGTGGTCATCGTCAACCCGCCGCGCATCGGACTCCACGAGCGCGTGACGTCGATGCTCGAGCGTTTGCGGCAGCGTCCGCGCGCCATCGTGTACGTGAGCTGTGATCCGGCTACGCTCGCGCGCGACCTTGGCCGGCTGTCGGAATATCGCGTGGCGTCCATCGAGACCTTCGACATGTTTCCCCAGACGGCGCACATCGAGACCGTCTGCGAGTTGGTCCCGGTGGCGGCATGAAGTACACGGTCACCGTGAATGGTTCCGAGATCGTCGTCCATCTCGACGGCGAGAACGCACAGGTCGGCGAGACCTCTGTTCATGCCCGCCTCGCCGATGGCGACGCCGGTCCGGAGCGCATTCTCATGATCGGCGACGCGGTGCATCGTGTCGCCGTGCGCCCGGGTGAAACGCGGGGACGATACACGCTGTGGGTCGACGGCTTCCGGTTCGATGTCGAGGCGCTCGACGAGCGATCACGGGCGATACGCGAGCTATCCGCGGCCACGATGGCGCCGAAAGGGCCAGCGCCGCTGGTCGCGCCGATGCCCGGAATGATCGTGCGCGTGAACGTGAACGCCGGTGAGGTCGTGAAGCCGGGGCAGGGCCTCGTCGTGATGGAGGCGATGAAGATGGAAAACGAGCTTCGCGCGACGACGGCGGGTGCCGTTAGGCGCGTTCTCGTAACACCCGGGACGGCGGTCGAGAAAGGCGCACTCTTACTCGAGATGGAGTGACCATGAGCAAGTTTGCAACGCGGTCGGCCTCACTCGTACTGGCAGTGTGCGCGGCGACGTCGCTTGGGGCGCAGGCTGCGCCGCCCTCGACGGAGATCTATATCGCACCCGTGCGAATGGAGCGCGGAAAGCCCGTGGTCGGGATGCCCCTGAACATCACCAATCGGCCAGGCTACGATAACCAGCCCTCGTTCACGCCGGATTCGCGCGCGATCCTGTTCACGTCCGTGCGCGCGGACGCGCAGGCGGACATCTATCGCTACGATCTGCGCACGAAGGTGACGTCACGCGTGACCGCGACGCCCGAGAGCGAGTATTCCGCGACGGTGTACGGCGACGGCGCGCGCTTCAGCGTCATTCGCGTCGAGGCGGATTCGACGCAGCGCCTCTGGAGCTTCCGACTGGACGGGAGCGACCCGCGCCTCGTGTTCGACGCGATCAAGCCCGTCGGCTATCACGTCTGGATCGACTCCACGACCGTCGCGATGTTCACCCTCGGGCGCCCTAACGCCCTCGTGCTCGCGGACACGCGCGTCGGTCATCCAGACACGCTCGCGCGCGACATCGGCCGGTCGCTCCTTCCGCTCCCCAGAGGGGATGGGTTCTCGTTCGTGCAGCGTGCCAAGGACAGCACGTGGGTCCTCACGGCGGTTGACGTCCGAGGATCGGGACGGGAGCGGCGGACGATGGTTATGCCATTGGTTCGAATGCCTGCCGGCGCCGACTACGTCGCGTGGGTCGCGCCCGCGCTCGCGGTCGCCGGTTCGGGTAGCAAGCTCCTGGTCTGGCGGGGCTCGGAGAAGGCAACGGAATGGAGCGAGCTCGCCGATTTCACGAAGGACGGGCTCACGCACATTTCCCGTTTGGCGTTCAGCCCGGATCGCCGGTGGTTGGCGATCGTGGCCGAGCCGGCAAAGTAGCAATTGGCAGCGAGCGGCGCCGTCAAGTAGCGCGCGCGTTGCACGCGCTACTTGACCCATTCTAAGTGCTTATCTAGCATTCATGTCTGCCAAAAAATGCCCAGAGGGCTGCCGAGACCCGGGTTGCATTACGCACCGGTGAGGCCAGTACTCGTTTTCAGGTCAGTCAATGGGGACTTACAGCGCCAGACCGCGCGATATCAAGCAAGAGTGGTTCGTCGTCGATGCCGAGGGGAAGGTGCTCGGCCGACTCGCGAGTGAAATCGCGAAGATCATTCGCGGAAAGCACAAACCAATCTTCACGCCGCACATGGACACGGGCGATGGCGTCATCGTCATCAACGCCTCGAAGATCCGCGTCACCGGCCGCAAAGCAGAGAACAAGGAATACTTCCGCCACACCGGCTACATGGGCCATGCGCGATTTACGACCCTCGGGACCATGCTGCAGAAGCATCCCGAGCGCGTGATCGAGAAGGCTGTGTACGGCATGCTGCCGAAGACGGCACTGGGCCGACAGGTGCTGCGAGGCAAGCTACGTGTCTACGCGGATGCGGATCATCCGCACGTCGCGCAGCAGCCCAAGCCACTCTCCTTCAGCTCGAGCGAGTAGTAACATGGCCGATACCGTTCATGCAATCGGACGCCGCAAGGAAGCGGTGTGCCGTGTGTACGTAAAGCCGGGCTCCGGCAAGTGGGACGTCAACGGTCGCACGCTGGGCGATTATTTCCCGCGCCCCGCGTTGGTCACGGCCATTCAGCAGCCATTCACCGCCACCGACATGCTTGGCCGCTACGACGTGAAGGCCAACGTCGAGGGCGGCGGTTCCACTGGCCAGGCGGGCGCGCTGCGGCTCGCCGTCGCGCGGGCGCTGGTGCAGGTCGATGAGGCGCATCGTCGCAAGTTGCGCGATCTCGGACTTCTCACTCGTGATGCGCGCGCCGTCGAGCGCAAGAAGCCGGGTCGTCCGAAGGCTCGTAAGCGATTCCAGTTCAGCAAGAGATAAACTTCATGCCTGATATGCAGCCCACGGTCGAACAGCTCCTCGCGGCGGGCGTCCACTTCGGACACCAGACGCGGCGCTGGAATCCCAAGATGCGCCGGTTCATCTTCGCCGAGCGCAACGGGATTCACATCATCGACCTGCAGAAGACCCTCCGGCAGATCGAGATCGCGCAGAAGTTGGCGCGTGATGTCATCATGCGCGGTGATAACGTGCTCTTCGTGTGTACGAAGCCCCAGCTCGCGCAGATCGTCCGCTCCGAGGCCGAGCGCTCCGGCGCGATGTTCATCACCGAGCGCTGGCTCGGCGGTCTCCTCACGAACTTCACGACGGTAAAAAAGCAGATCCGTCGCATGAAGGACCTCGAAGCAGGCACCGAGGCCGGCGGCGAGTTCGAGAACTACACGAAAAAAGAGCAGCTGATGCTCAATCGTGAGTCGGAGAAGCTCAAGAAGTACTTGCACGGCATCCGTTCGATGACGCGTCTGCCCGGTCTGCTCTTCATCGTCGACTCGAAGAAGGAGCGCATCGCCGTCAACGAAGCGAACAAGCTCACTATTCCGATCGTCGCCATTGCCGACACGAATGCGGATCCGGATTTGATTACGGTTCCCATCGCTGGTAACGACGACGCGATTCGCTCGGTGGAGTTGATCACCAAGGCGATTGCCGATGCGATTGTCGAGGCGCGCCAGTCGGCGCCCGTCCGTGAAGAGGTCGAGGAAGGGGAGGGACAGACCACCTATAGCTCGGATCGCGGCAGCGAGCCTGCCGAGGAAGGCGAGCGGCGACGTCGCCGCCGGCCACGGCGTCGCCGCGCCAAGCCAGAGGCGATTGCGGCGCGCCTCAAGGCTCCGGGCGAGGGCGAGAGTGTCGAGGGCGGTGGGGAAGCGGGTGACGTAGCGGAGGAAGTCGAGTAAAGCTCTGATGCGAGTAGATTTCTTGGCGCCGCCGGCTGATGCCGGCGGCGTTTCCACGACAGCACAGCAGGTTTGATATGACGACGATGGTAAGTCCCAAGGATGTGAAAGAGCTGCGCGACCGTACCGGCGCGGGCATGATGGATTGCAAGAAAGCGCTCGAGGAGACCGGCGGCGACATCGACAAGGCGGTCGAGCATCTGCGCAAGACGGGGGCGGCGAAAGCCGAGAAGCGCGCCGGCCGCACTGCGAGCGAAGGCGTGATCGGGCATTACTTGCACCACAACGGCAAGATCGCGGTACTCGTCGAGCTCAATTGCGAGACCGATTTCGTGGCGCGCAACGAGGAGTTCCAGCAGGTCGCGAAGTATGTCGCCGAGCACATCGCCGCCGCGGCGCCGATCGCTGTGGACAAGGAACAAATCCCGGGCGAGAAAGTCGAACAAGAACGCCGGATTTTCACCGAGCAGGTGAAACAGAGCGGCAAGCCGGCGAACATGATCGACAAGATCGTCGACGGGAAAATCGAGGCGTATTACAAGGACGTAGCACTCATGCACCAAGCGTGGGTGCGGGATCCCAAGAGAACCATCGGTGATCTCGTGAAGGAATTGTCTGCCAAGACTGGTGAGAACGTGCAGGTTCGACGCTTCGTTAGGTATCAACTCGGCGAGGCCTGATCATCGAGACCCGATCAGAAGTTACGAATCGCATGAGGCACGACACGGATCCGACAGGCGTCGAGCGCCTGTCGGATCTCCGATATCCAAGCGTTCTACTCAAGCTCTCCGGCGAGGCGCTCGCCGGAGAGAAAGGATTCGCGTGGGACTTCGCGATCCTCGAGCGGCTTGCAGGCGAGGTTGCTTCCGTCGTCGAAGCGGGTGCGTCTGTCGGATTGGTGATCGGTGGCGGAAATCTGGTGCGGGGCCGGTTGCTCTCGGAGTCCGAGAAAGTCGAGCGCGTGACTGGCGACTACATGGGCATGCTCGCGACGGTGATCAATGCGCTCGCCGTGCAGGACGTACTCGAGCGCAAGGGCCTGACGACGCGCGTCATGACGGCCATCAGGATGGAAGAGGTGGCGGAGCCGTACATACGCCGGCGAGCGCTTCGGCATCTCGAGAAGGGACGGATCGTCATTTTTGCCGCGGGAACGGGGAATCCGTACTTTTCCACGGACACTGCCGCGGTGCTGCGCGCCATCCAGATGAAAGCAAACGTCATCATCAAGGCGACGAGCGTCGACGGCGTCTACTCCGCCGATCCGAAACGCGATCCCAACGCGACGCTATATGAGGAGATCAGCTTCCGCAACGTGATGCTCGAGAATCTGGGTGTGATCGATCAGACGGCGATCACGCTCTGTAGTGAGAACCAGCTGCCGCTGATCGTTCTCAACATCCACCAGCCAGGCGCGTTTGTGAAAGCCGTTCGAGGCGAGCGCGTTGGCACTCTGGTTCGATGATGACTATTCAGCAGATTATCAAAGACATGCGTGGCGCGATGGACAAAGGCATCGAGAGCACGCGCCGGGAGTTCACCTCGATTCGTTCCGGCAAGGCGACGCCGAATATGCTCGACACCGTACGCGTCGACATGTACGGCACGTCGATGGCGCTCAACCAGGTTGCGCAGGTATCCGCGCCCGAATCGCGCATTCTGATCGTCACGCCATTCGATAAATCACAGGCAAAGGCCATCGAGAAGGCGATCCGCGAGTCTGACCTCGGCCTGGATCCATCGGCACAGGGAGCAATAATCCGCGTACCACTGCCGTCGATGAATGAGCAGCGGCGCAAGGAGCTTGTCAAAGTGGTCCACAAGCTCGCCGAGGAAGGAAAGATTGCCGTTAGGCACGCGCGTACGCACGCCCGCGAAGGGCTGAAGAAGTTGGAGGGCGTCTCCGAAGACGACGTCAAGCACGCCGAGAAGGAGCTGCAGAAGATCCACGACGATTACATCCACAAGATCGACGACTTGATCAAGGCCAAAGAGGCCGAGATCATGGAAGTCTGACTCGGCAGCGGCGCAAACCCGTGCGGCGAGCCGCGCCGGAGTTCTCGTGTCGGAGCTGACGCGGCGTGTTCTGGTCGGCGTCATCGCCGCGCCGCTGGGTATACTCGTTGTGTTTTACGGCGGCGCGCCGCTCGCTGCGCTCCTCGCTGTGCTGTCGGCGCTGGCCGCCTGGGAATTCTTCCGAATCGCGCGCGCCACTGGCCTAACGCCAATGGAGGATGTCGGCATTCCGCTCGCCGGCGTCGTACCGCTGTTCGTTCACGCGCGGTATCTGCGCCTCTACGAGCTTCCGCTCTCGGGAATGGCGATTGCCGTGCTCGCGATTCTCGCCCTCGCGATTTTCATCCGCGGCGCGAACGGCAAGCCGCTCGGTGCCGCGTCCTCCACCGTGCTCGGCGTGTTATACACGGGAGGAATGCTCAGCTTCGGGTACGCGATTCGGTATCACGATTACGTGATCGAATCCGTTCCCGTCCCGTTAGGCGGCATACGCGTCGCCGCCGGCGGCCTCTTGTTGCTGCTGCCCGTGTTGTTGACGTGGGCGTCTGACATCGGGGCGTATTTCGTGGGGCGCGCCTTCGGCAAACGGAAGCTCATGCCCTCGGTGAGTCCCGGCAAGACGGTCGCCGGTGCCGTCGGGGGAGTGGCCGCGACGGTCCTCGTCGGTTGGCTCTACAGCCGTTTCATCTTGACGCCGTCGACGCAGCTCGCCTTCGTGCGTGGGGGGATTTTCGCCTTTGCGTTGCTGGTGAGCGTCGCGGCGCAGGTCGGTGACCTCGCCGAGTCGCTGCTCAAGCGTGAGGCAGGCATGAAGGACAGCTCACACATCATCCCAGGCCACGGCGGCGTGCTCGATCGATTCGACAGTCTTCTGTTCGTCCTGCCGGTGGCTTTCGTGCTGTTCAATGCGTTGCTCGTCTGGGCGCCTCCGCGATGACGAAGCGACGGGTCGCGATCCTCGGATCCACCGGATCGATCGGGACGACCGCGCTGCGGGTCCTGAGCCGCCAACGTGAGCGTTTCGAGGTATCTGCCCTCACGGCGTTCAGTAACGCCGCGCTCCTCCGCGAGCAGGAGACGGAATTTCGTCCCGCGTTCGTTGGGCTCGTGAACAACGGCGCGATCGATCATGGCACGTGGCAATGCGGGCGCGAATGCCTCATCGCTGCCGCCACGCGCGACGACGTCGACATCGTTCTCAACGCCGTCGTTGGAGCGGCGGGCCTGGATGCGACGCTCGCGGCGCTCGAGCACGGCAAGCGCGTGGCGCTCGCGAACAAGGAGACCCTCGTTATGGCAGGACACCTCGTTCAGCAGGCGCGTGAGCGGGGCAAAGGCGAGCTCGTGCCCGTCGATAGCGAGCACAGTGCCATTCTGCAGTGCATCACGGGTCGTTCCGGCGTGGACGTGCGGCGCGTCATTCTCACGGCGTCAGGCGGGCCCTTCCGACACTGGACGCCCGAACAGATCGAGCGCGCGACGCTCGCGGACGCACTCCAGCATCCCACGTGGCGTATGGGACGAAAGATCACCGTTGACAGCGCTACTCTCGCGAACAAGGCCCTCGAGGTCATCGAGGCACATTATCTGTTCGGTCTCGCGTTCGAGCAGATCGATGTGGTCGTTCATCCGCAAAGCGTCGTACATTCGTTCGTCGAATTCGTGGACGGTAGCGTGCTGGCCCAACTCGGCGTACCCAGCATGGAGCTGCCAGTGCTATACGCGCTGACGCATCCCGAACGCGTGCCCGACACCGGTGTACCGCCTTTCGATCCCGTAGAGCTTTCACCGATGACCTTCGAGCGCGTTCGCGCCAAGGATTTTCCCGCGCTGGCATTGGGAGTCACCGCAGGCCGAACCGCCGGCGCCGCCCCGGCCGTATACAATGCGTCCAATGAAGAGGCCGTGTCGCTCTTTCTCGAGGGCCGCATCGGCTTCGCCGATATTCCGCGCGCAATCGAATCCGCGCTCGATGCGCTCGGCTCGGAGAACGGAGATACGCGCGACGCCATCATCGCCGCCGACGAGGCCGCGCGTCGCCACGTGAGGGACCGATTCCGATGTTAGCGATACTGTCACCAATCCTGGTCTTTGGGCTCGTGATCTTCGTGCATGAGCTTGGACACTTCATCGCCGCGAAAGCAGTCGGCGTGTACGCGCCGCGCTTCTCGATCGGCTTCGGGCCATCGCTCTTTCGCAAGCGCTGGGGCGAGACCGAGTACATCGTTGCCGCGCTCCCGCTCGGCGGTTATGTGCGTATGGCCTCGCGCCTCGATGAAGACGCGGCCTTTCTCGAGGGGGGCGGCGAGACGACGCCAAGACTGGAGAATCCGGATTTCGATCCGAATGCGATGATTCCATTCGGTCCGCTGCCGATACCGGAAAATCGTCTCTTCGAGAGCAAGCCGTTGCCGGCGCGCCTGTTGATTCTCATTGCCGGCGTCACCATGAACGTGCTGCTGACGTTCGTGATCGGCGTCGGCTTGGCACTTCACTTCGGGCGCCCCGTCACGACGACGCGCGTCATTGGGCTGGTTCGTCCGCTGCCTAACGCTCCGGCGCTTGCGCAGCTGCATCCGGGCGACACGCTGATTGCAGTGAATGGCAAAACGGTGCGGACCTGGGAGGATGCGCAGAGGGAGATCAGTCGAAGCACGTCGACGGTGGTTTTGCGCACCACGCGGACGACGATCAGCATCCCGCTCGGCGGGCCGAATGGGCCAACGACGACCGATTTATTGAGCTCGATCGACGTGCAATGGCCGCCCGTGCTGGACACGGTCGTCGAAGGCGGACGTGCCCAGATTGCTGGCCTTCAGAGCGGCGACAGCGTGACCGCCATCGACGGAAATCCCATCTCGACATGGGGCGAGCTCGTCGGAATCGTCTCCAAGGCAGCTGATCACCCTCTTCGCTTCACGGTCGTTCGGCACGGTCAATCGCAGGACGTTTCGGTGACGCCCAAACCGACGGCCGACACCCTCGGTGGAGGTATCCAAATCGTCGGCAGGATTGGCGCAGCTCACCCGCTCTCGAATCAGCGGGAGCCGCTGGGCCTCGGTGACGCTGTTGTCGCTGGTGGCCGGACAACCGCGTTCATGGCCAGTATGATCGTCGACATTGTGAAGGGGTTGCTCACACGGCGCATCTCGGTGGGGCAGCTCAGCGGGCCGGTTGGCATCACCAAAATGTCGGTGGAGGCCGCGCGCAGCGGACTCGAGAATCTACTCGGCCTCATCGCGCTGCTCAGCGTCAACGTCGCAATCCTGAACATGCTTCCAATCCCGATTCTGGACGGCGGCCAGATCCTGATCAACGTACTCGAGTCGGCGAAGGGTAAGCCCTTCAGCCTTCGCACACGCGAGTACATCCTGCGCTTCGGCCTTCTTGCAATCGCGCTGCTGTTCGTCGTCGTGATGTACAATGACACGCACAGCTGGTTCGCGTGGATTGCCAACTGGCTCGGAAGCCTAAGGGGCTAGCCGCTAACCGCTAGCCTCTGCTATGTTTCGTGGCTCATATCGCCAAGACAAAAGCAGCATCATCCGATGGCCGCCGCCCGGCGGGGATCTCACAGAATGGCTTTCGACAAGACCCCAACAGTTCAGAAGTATCGTACTTCGGAAAAAGATACCGGCTCCTCGCGCGTTCAGGTCGCGATTCTCACGGAGCGAATCAACTACCTCAACGACCACTTCCGGGTCCACAAGAAGGACCACCACAGTCGGCGTGGCTTGTTGAGGATGGTTGGCAGACGTCGCCGCTTGTTGAAGTACATGAGGCGGACAGACGTCGACGGGTATCGCCGAGTCGTACAAGAACTCGGGCTCCGGTATTGATCGGATGAAACACACGCAGCGCGCGGGCGCAATCTATGCAGCCCGCGCGTTTGCATTTCCCTGAGGCAAAATCGCAATGAAGCAAAGCGTCGAAAAGACGTTCGCCGGCCGGAAGCTCGTTATCGAAACGGGCGGCATGGCGAAGCAAGCGGCAGGCGCCGCGG from Gemmatimonadaceae bacterium includes these protein-coding regions:
- the pyrH gene encoding UMP kinase, yielding MRHDTDPTGVERLSDLRYPSVLLKLSGEALAGEKGFAWDFAILERLAGEVASVVEAGASVGLVIGGGNLVRGRLLSESEKVERVTGDYMGMLATVINALAVQDVLERKGLTTRVMTAIRMEEVAEPYIRRRALRHLEKGRIVIFAAGTGNPYFSTDTAAVLRAIQMKANVIIKATSVDGVYSADPKRDPNATLYEEISFRNVMLENLGVIDQTAITLCSENQLPLIVLNIHQPGAFVKAVRGERVGTLVR
- the frr gene encoding ribosome recycling factor, producing the protein MMTIQQIIKDMRGAMDKGIESTRREFTSIRSGKATPNMLDTVRVDMYGTSMALNQVAQVSAPESRILIVTPFDKSQAKAIEKAIRESDLGLDPSAQGAIIRVPLPSMNEQRRKELVKVVHKLAEEGKIAVRHARTHAREGLKKLEGVSEDDVKHAEKELQKIHDDYIHKIDDLIKAKEAEIMEV
- the rpsO gene encoding 30S ribosomal protein S15 is translated as MAFDKTPTVQKYRTSEKDTGSSRVQVAILTERINYLNDHFRVHKKDHHSRRGLLRMVGRRRRLLKYMRRTDVDGYRRVVQELGLRY
- the rseP gene encoding RIP metalloprotease RseP, which encodes MLAILSPILVFGLVIFVHELGHFIAAKAVGVYAPRFSIGFGPSLFRKRWGETEYIVAALPLGGYVRMASRLDEDAAFLEGGGETTPRLENPDFDPNAMIPFGPLPIPENRLFESKPLPARLLILIAGVTMNVLLTFVIGVGLALHFGRPVTTTRVIGLVRPLPNAPALAQLHPGDTLIAVNGKTVRTWEDAQREISRSTSTVVLRTTRTTISIPLGGPNGPTTTDLLSSIDVQWPPVLDTVVEGGRAQIAGLQSGDSVTAIDGNPISTWGELVGIVSKAADHPLRFTVVRHGQSQDVSVTPKPTADTLGGGIQIVGRIGAAHPLSNQREPLGLGDAVVAGGRTTAFMASMIVDIVKGLLTRRISVGQLSGPVGITKMSVEAARSGLENLLGLIALLSVNVAILNMLPIPILDGGQILINVLESAKGKPFSLRTREYILRFGLLAIALLFVVVMYNDTHSWFAWIANWLGSLRG
- a CDS encoding phosphatidate cytidylyltransferase, with protein sequence MSELTRRVLVGVIAAPLGILVVFYGGAPLAALLAVLSALAAWEFFRIARATGLTPMEDVGIPLAGVVPLFVHARYLRLYELPLSGMAIAVLAILALAIFIRGANGKPLGAASSTVLGVLYTGGMLSFGYAIRYHDYVIESVPVPLGGIRVAAGGLLLLLPVLLTWASDIGAYFVGRAFGKRKLMPSVSPGKTVAGAVGGVAATVLVGWLYSRFILTPSTQLAFVRGGIFAFALLVSVAAQVGDLAESLLKREAGMKDSSHIIPGHGGVLDRFDSLLFVLPVAFVLFNALLVWAPPR
- the dxr gene encoding 1-deoxy-D-xylulose-5-phosphate reductoisomerase gives rise to the protein MTKRRVAILGSTGSIGTTALRVLSRQRERFEVSALTAFSNAALLREQETEFRPAFVGLVNNGAIDHGTWQCGRECLIAAATRDDVDIVLNAVVGAAGLDATLAALEHGKRVALANKETLVMAGHLVQQARERGKGELVPVDSEHSAILQCITGRSGVDVRRVILTASGGPFRHWTPEQIERATLADALQHPTWRMGRKITVDSATLANKALEVIEAHYLFGLAFEQIDVVVHPQSVVHSFVEFVDGSVLAQLGVPSMELPVLYALTHPERVPDTGVPPFDPVELSPMTFERVRAKDFPALALGVTAGRTAGAAPAVYNASNEEAVSLFLEGRIGFADIPRAIESALDALGSENGDTRDAIIAADEAARRHVRDRFRC